A stretch of Paenibacillus peoriae DNA encodes these proteins:
- a CDS encoding NAD(P)H-dependent oxidoreductase, translating to MKTLVILAHPNIEDSRVNQRWKQELLQYTNEITIHEIYKEYPNWSIDVLREQKLLETHSNIIFQFPLYWYSYPPLLKKWFDDVFTHGWAYGSQGDKLKGKKLGIAMSIGDKKENYLPTGSVSFTVDEVIAPFKASAVHVGAITLPYFAVFGASFQASDEDINQSAKDYIKYIFQYK from the coding sequence ATGAAAACTCTCGTGATTTTAGCACATCCGAATATTGAAGATTCCAGAGTAAATCAAAGATGGAAACAAGAATTACTTCAGTATACCAATGAAATTACTATTCATGAGATTTATAAAGAGTATCCAAACTGGAGCATTGATGTTTTGAGAGAGCAAAAGTTACTTGAAACACATAGTAATATCATATTTCAATTCCCTTTATATTGGTATAGTTACCCACCTTTATTAAAAAAGTGGTTCGATGATGTTTTTACTCACGGATGGGCTTATGGTTCACAAGGTGATAAGTTAAAAGGAAAGAAGCTAGGGATAGCCATGTCCATTGGCGATAAAAAAGAAAATTACTTACCTACTGGTTCCGTTTCTTTCACTGTTGATGAAGTTATAGCACCTTTTAAAGCAAGCGCAGTACATGTTGGCGCCATAACATTACCCTATTTCGCTGTCTTTGGAGCCTCGTTTCAAGCAAGTGACGAAGACATTAATCAGAGTGCAAAGGATTATATCAAATATATATTTCAGTATAAATAA
- a CDS encoding sn-glycerol-1-phosphate dehydrogenase codes for MNMNEQIKLWNEEAQASNADHPHRKVELFIEVRDGALESVVPYLNQQDYRHVALVEDEHTSAAAGKKVAELIREAGLTVDVVRLPPNAVGDVIADETYIMKVLLGVADKSQAVLAVGSGTIHDLVRFVCYKMNRPFLSVPTAASVDGFTSAGAPLIVDGSKQTFQAVPPEAIFADLSVLANAPQTMTAAGFGDMLGKFTSLADWHVSRDLGNEPYSPVANRITEEALRACVEHVDEIAAGSKAGVEVLMNALIASGISMLMIDHSRPASGGEHHISHRIEMDFIAEGRKQVLHGAKVGVASALLSDLYRDLASSQDVEAFKVYQALPTSEQMRAWLAQVGGPSTIAELGVTEELLARALRTAHTLRDRYTGLKYMNEHQLLRS; via the coding sequence ATGAATATGAATGAACAGATCAAGCTGTGGAACGAAGAGGCGCAGGCTAGTAACGCTGATCATCCTCACCGAAAGGTTGAATTGTTTATCGAGGTACGAGATGGAGCACTGGAGTCTGTTGTTCCTTATCTGAACCAACAGGATTATCGTCATGTAGCTCTGGTAGAAGATGAGCATACTTCGGCGGCGGCTGGAAAAAAAGTAGCTGAGCTGATCCGTGAGGCAGGTTTGACAGTTGATGTAGTCCGTTTACCTCCGAATGCTGTAGGGGATGTCATCGCTGATGAAACCTACATTATGAAGGTGCTGCTGGGTGTGGCGGATAAGAGTCAGGCTGTACTTGCTGTAGGTTCTGGCACGATTCATGATCTGGTTCGCTTCGTATGTTATAAAATGAATCGTCCCTTCTTGTCAGTACCGACGGCTGCTTCGGTGGATGGTTTTACCTCCGCAGGCGCACCACTGATTGTGGACGGTAGCAAGCAGACATTCCAAGCAGTTCCGCCAGAGGCGATCTTTGCTGATTTGTCCGTGCTGGCAAATGCGCCACAGACGATGACTGCCGCAGGTTTTGGCGATATGCTTGGTAAGTTCACCTCACTAGCGGACTGGCATGTTTCCAGAGATTTGGGAAACGAGCCGTATTCGCCTGTGGCTAATCGCATTACCGAGGAGGCTTTGCGTGCCTGTGTAGAGCATGTCGATGAGATTGCGGCAGGCAGCAAGGCTGGTGTCGAGGTATTGATGAATGCGCTGATTGCATCCGGTATTTCGATGCTGATGATAGATCATTCCCGTCCAGCGTCAGGGGGAGAGCACCATATTTCCCATCGAATTGAAATGGATTTTATTGCAGAGGGACGCAAGCAAGTTTTGCATGGTGCTAAAGTAGGCGTAGCATCCGCATTGCTGTCTGACCTGTACAGGGATTTAGCATCCAGTCAAGATGTAGAGGCTTTTAAGGTGTATCAGGCTTTGCCTACGTCGGAGCAGATGCGTGCATGGCTGGCTCAGGTCGGAGGCCCATCTACCATTGCCGAGCTAGGAGTTACGGAGGAACTGCTCGCTCGTGCATTGCGCACGGCTCATACCTTGCGTGATCGCTATACTGGGCTCAAGTATATGAACGAACATCAATTGCTTCGTTCGTAA
- a CDS encoding helix-turn-helix domain-containing protein, with translation MPKQQDKHSIQAWSLINRKYLGKGVRVKRFRKPTRCQVRNRVLLAVLMANDIKLSQLAEELSISSRSVSAWVYEGRIPGNTNLEKTCNTLGYPHHILFNEEVVRRSPLICQPAPSRFMKRTVTRSPVKNRILAGLCMVHDISVTDVSHWIGVHPGTFRKWLHQGTVPSQTFQDQAEQFFRIPKSILFADAMLKK, from the coding sequence ATGCCTAAACAACAAGATAAACATTCCATTCAGGCGTGGTCTCTGATCAATCGCAAATATTTGGGAAAAGGCGTGCGTGTCAAACGTTTTCGTAAACCAACACGCTGTCAAGTACGCAATCGCGTTTTGCTTGCCGTTTTGATGGCTAATGACATTAAACTGTCCCAACTTGCCGAGGAGCTTTCCATTTCCTCCCGTAGTGTCAGTGCGTGGGTATATGAAGGTCGCATTCCCGGCAACACTAATCTGGAAAAGACATGTAATACACTTGGTTATCCGCACCATATCCTATTTAATGAAGAGGTTGTCCGGCGTTCACCACTCATCTGTCAACCAGCGCCGTCCCGTTTTATGAAACGGACTGTGACTCGTTCTCCGGTTAAAAATCGGATTTTGGCGGGTCTATGCATGGTACATGATATTTCGGTGACCGATGTGAGTCATTGGATTGGAGTTCACCCCGGTACATTTCGGAAATGGTTGCATCAGGGTACCGTTCCTTCGCAAACTTTCCAGGATCAGGCGGAACAGTTTTTCCGTATTCCAAAATCCATTTTGTTTGCTGATGCCATGCTGAAAAAGTAA
- a CDS encoding GntR family transcriptional regulator, translating to MAPKYIQVKQEILSWIHSSRLEPQSQLPSEHEMSERFAVSRQTVRQALGELVQEGWLFRMQGKGTFVATRDSKQPEDPKIIGVITTYISDYIFPSIVQGIESKLSRQGYKMLLSSTGNDPEQESQCLEMLLSQPLSGIIIEPTKSGERNPNLNYYLTVENRQIPYLMINARYEEMDAPCLRVDDEKGGFLAAEHLIKLGHRRLAGFFKTDDMQGILRMKGFVAAHRKYGVTLHPNAVTTYRTEEKNEIPLQRASRLLAMEAGERPTGWVTYNDELAVRLLDIVRSAGLNIPNDLSLVGFDDSFLATATEIKLTTIRHPKEELGLRAADTMLSMIEEKGYHEEDRQLILPPELIVRESTGPVQVMPGEH from the coding sequence ATGGCGCCAAAATATATACAAGTTAAACAGGAAATTTTGTCCTGGATTCATTCATCCAGACTTGAGCCGCAAAGTCAGCTTCCATCTGAGCATGAAATGTCTGAACGTTTTGCCGTTAGTCGGCAAACGGTGCGTCAGGCGCTGGGTGAACTGGTGCAGGAAGGATGGCTGTTTCGAATGCAGGGCAAGGGAACCTTTGTCGCGACACGTGACAGTAAACAGCCCGAAGATCCAAAGATTATTGGAGTCATTACAACCTATATTTCGGATTATATTTTCCCATCCATTGTACAGGGAATTGAATCCAAATTGAGTCGCCAGGGCTACAAGATGCTGCTGTCAAGTACAGGTAATGACCCTGAGCAAGAAAGTCAGTGCCTGGAAATGCTGTTAAGTCAACCGCTGAGCGGAATTATTATTGAACCGACCAAAAGTGGAGAGCGTAACCCCAATCTGAACTATTATTTAACCGTGGAAAATCGCCAAATCCCTTATTTGATGATCAATGCGCGTTATGAGGAAATGGATGCGCCATGTCTGCGAGTAGATGATGAAAAGGGTGGTTTTTTGGCGGCCGAGCATCTGATTAAGCTGGGACATCGACGCTTGGCTGGATTTTTCAAAACCGATGATATGCAGGGGATTCTTCGTATGAAGGGATTTGTGGCCGCTCACCGCAAATACGGAGTGACATTACACCCGAACGCAGTAACGACTTACCGGACAGAAGAAAAAAATGAGATTCCGCTACAACGTGCGTCGAGGCTGCTGGCGATGGAGGCGGGAGAGCGTCCTACTGGATGGGTGACCTATAATGATGAGTTGGCTGTTCGACTCCTGGACATTGTACGTTCGGCGGGTCTGAATATACCCAATGATCTATCGCTGGTTGGGTTTGATGATTCGTTTTTGGCGACAGCAACAGAAATCAAGCTAACGACAATTCGGCATCCAAAGGAAGAATTGGGGCTACGTGCTGCCGATACCATGCTGTCGATGATTGAAGAGAAGGGGTACCATGAAGAAGATCGTCAGTTAATTCTACCGCCTGAGCTCATCGTTCGTGAATCTACAGGGCCTGTCCAGGTCATGCCTGGAGAACACTAG
- a CDS encoding winged helix-turn-helix transcriptional regulator, which produces MKQYNLGIEATLEIIGGKWKSLIICLLMSGRKRTSELQRSIPGVSQKVLIQQLRELEKDGIIGRHVYNQMPPKVEYYITEYGITANEIIDLMCSWGRANIKIRQQQGEDVMLLEYDSK; this is translated from the coding sequence ATGAAACAATATAATTTAGGCATAGAAGCAACACTTGAGATCATCGGAGGTAAGTGGAAATCCTTAATCATATGCTTACTAATGTCTGGTAGAAAGAGGACAAGTGAATTACAGCGCAGTATTCCAGGCGTTTCTCAAAAGGTTCTTATACAGCAGCTCCGTGAACTTGAGAAGGATGGCATCATTGGCAGACATGTGTATAATCAGATGCCTCCAAAAGTGGAGTATTATATAACGGAATATGGTATAACAGCAAATGAAATAATTGATTTAATGTGTTCTTGGGGAAGAGCTAATATCAAAATAAGACAACAGCAAGGAGAAGATGTGATGTTGTTAGAATATGATTCAAAATGA
- the fabV gene encoding enoyl-ACP reductase FabV produces MIIKPKIRGFICTTAHPAGCAAHVNRQINYIKDSTSIQGAKKVLVIGASTGYGLASRIAASFGLGADTVGVSYERPASEGRTASAGWYNTVAFERAARAAGYIAESINGDAFSHEIKQETLKLVKEKLGKVDLIVYSVASPRRTHPDTGETFNSVLKPIGQSFSNKTVNTNTGVVSEITLEPATQEEIENTITVMGGEDWSLWLKALEEADLLAEGVTTLAYSYIGPEITEAIYRKGTIGQAKNDLEATAHTLTKQLERYHGKAYVSVNKALVTQSSSAIPVVPLYISLLFKVMKEKGLHEGCIEQAQRLFETLYSGSTVETDEEGRIRLDNWEMRDDVQQAVKAAWSEITTENVSELGDLEQYRLDFLQLFGFGFDEIDYELDVNPEVDTTS; encoded by the coding sequence ATGATTATTAAACCGAAAATTCGTGGTTTCATATGTACGACTGCACATCCTGCAGGATGTGCGGCTCATGTTAATCGTCAGATCAACTACATCAAAGACAGTACATCAATACAAGGAGCTAAAAAGGTACTTGTGATCGGAGCATCTACTGGATATGGGCTGGCTTCTCGTATTGCTGCGAGCTTTGGGCTGGGAGCGGATACCGTAGGGGTATCCTATGAACGTCCCGCATCAGAGGGGCGCACGGCTTCAGCAGGCTGGTATAATACAGTAGCCTTTGAAAGAGCGGCCAGAGCAGCTGGCTACATAGCAGAAAGCATTAATGGAGATGCTTTTTCTCATGAAATTAAGCAGGAGACATTGAAGCTGGTAAAGGAAAAGCTGGGCAAGGTAGACCTGATTGTGTATAGTGTCGCTTCACCGCGACGGACACATCCCGATACGGGTGAAACTTTTAATTCCGTTCTCAAGCCTATCGGACAGTCTTTTTCTAATAAAACAGTGAATACGAATACAGGTGTCGTATCAGAAATTACGCTGGAACCGGCTACGCAGGAGGAAATTGAGAACACCATCACGGTAATGGGTGGCGAAGATTGGTCCTTGTGGCTAAAAGCGTTGGAAGAAGCTGATCTGCTGGCTGAAGGGGTAACCACACTGGCTTACTCGTATATTGGTCCCGAAATTACGGAGGCTATCTATCGTAAAGGAACCATTGGCCAAGCTAAAAATGATTTGGAAGCTACAGCACATACTCTAACAAAGCAACTGGAACGTTATCATGGAAAAGCCTACGTTTCTGTGAATAAAGCTTTGGTTACACAATCCAGTTCGGCTATTCCAGTCGTACCATTGTATATTTCTTTGCTGTTTAAGGTCATGAAGGAAAAGGGACTGCACGAGGGATGTATTGAGCAGGCACAACGTCTGTTCGAGACGCTATACAGTGGGTCCACGGTGGAAACGGATGAAGAAGGACGCATCCGTCTGGATAACTGGGAAATGAGAGACGATGTGCAGCAGGCTGTCAAAGCAGCTTGGTCTGAAATCACTACAGAAAATGTATCTGAATTGGGCGATCTCGAACAATACCGTCTGGATTTCCTCCAATTATTTGGATTCGGGTTTGATGAAATTGATTATGAATTAGATGTTAACCCAGAGGTAGACACGACTTCATAA